One Legionella hackeliae DNA segment encodes these proteins:
- the gltA gene encoding citrate synthase: MTQKVAQLSIDGHEPIELPIYSPTLGNDVIDINKLAAQGYFTFDPGFVATAACESKITFIDGDKGVLLYRGYPIEQLAEKKDFLDVSYLLLNGELPDEKEKKDFVSLINNHTMVHQQMYNFLNGFRRDAHPMAIMVGIVGALSAFYHDSIDLNNQKDRYISAIRLIAKMPTLAAMSYKYSVGQPYMYPQNKMSYAENFLHMMFGVPSEDVVPDPVIVNAMDTIFTLHADHEQNASTSTVRLAGSTGANPYACISAGIGALWGPAHGGANEACLNMLKEIGDVKHINHYIKRAKDKDDPFRLMGFGHRVYKSYDPRAKVMRKTCYEVLNAVGAHDAPLFKLALELERIALEDDYFIEKKLYPNVDFYSGITLSAIGIPTNMYTVIFALARTVGWMSHWMEMVANKSKIGRPRQLYTGERERDVK; encoded by the coding sequence ATGACTCAAAAAGTTGCACAACTTAGTATAGACGGCCATGAACCGATTGAGCTTCCCATTTATAGCCCAACACTTGGTAATGATGTAATTGATATCAATAAATTAGCTGCTCAAGGCTATTTTACTTTTGATCCTGGCTTTGTTGCCACCGCTGCCTGCGAGTCAAAAATTACATTTATTGATGGAGACAAGGGAGTATTGCTGTATAGAGGCTATCCAATTGAGCAACTAGCTGAGAAGAAAGATTTTCTTGATGTCAGCTATTTACTCCTCAATGGGGAGCTTCCTGATGAAAAAGAGAAAAAGGACTTTGTAAGCTTAATTAATAACCATACGATGGTACATCAACAGATGTATAACTTCTTAAACGGTTTCCGTCGAGATGCACATCCTATGGCTATCATGGTGGGTATTGTTGGGGCATTGTCTGCGTTTTATCATGACTCTATCGATTTAAACAATCAGAAAGATCGTTATATTTCGGCCATTCGCTTAATTGCAAAAATGCCTACATTAGCAGCAATGAGTTATAAATATTCTGTGGGCCAGCCCTATATGTATCCGCAGAATAAAATGTCTTATGCAGAAAATTTTTTACACATGATGTTTGGTGTGCCTTCTGAAGATGTAGTCCCTGATCCCGTGATTGTGAATGCTATGGATACTATCTTTACGCTGCACGCTGATCATGAACAAAATGCATCAACCTCGACAGTAAGACTGGCAGGATCAACAGGTGCTAACCCTTATGCATGTATTTCAGCTGGAATTGGTGCGTTGTGGGGACCGGCTCATGGTGGAGCGAATGAAGCCTGCTTAAACATGCTCAAAGAAATTGGTGATGTAAAACATATAAATCACTATATCAAACGCGCTAAAGATAAAGATGATCCTTTCCGCTTGATGGGCTTTGGACATCGAGTTTACAAGAGCTATGACCCCCGTGCCAAAGTAATGCGTAAAACCTGCTATGAAGTTTTAAATGCAGTAGGAGCACATGATGCACCACTGTTTAAACTTGCATTGGAACTAGAGCGTATAGCCCTGGAAGATGATTATTTCATTGAGAAGAAACTCTATCCTAATGTCGATTTCTACTCTGGAATTACATTAAGTGCTATTGGTATTCCAACGAACATGTATACCGTTATTTTTGCACTTGCAAGAACAGTAGGTTGGATGTCACACTGGATGGAAATGGTAGCCAATAAATCAAAAATTGGCAGACCTCGCCAGCTTTATACAGGCGAACGCGAACGCGATGTGAAATAA
- the adk gene encoding adenylate kinase — MRLMLLGGPGAGKGTQALKLINHFNIPQISTGDMLRSAIAAGTELGLSAKKVMDAGKLVSDEIIIGLVKERLQQPDCQNGFLFDGFPRTIPQADALKNAHIKLDHVIEIAVPDEEIISRISGRLVHVPSGRIYHIKSHPPKKDFLDDVTGEPLIQRDDDKEETIKKRLAVYHQQTEPLINYYQEWAKTKNTDAPQFHRVEGVDSVDTIFSKILACIN; from the coding sequence ATGCGTTTAATGCTATTGGGTGGTCCAGGTGCAGGAAAAGGAACTCAGGCGCTAAAATTGATTAATCATTTTAACATTCCCCAGATCTCTACTGGAGATATGCTTCGTTCAGCAATTGCTGCAGGTACAGAATTAGGTTTGAGTGCAAAAAAGGTAATGGATGCCGGTAAATTAGTTTCGGATGAAATTATCATTGGGCTTGTAAAAGAGCGCCTTCAGCAACCTGATTGTCAGAATGGTTTTTTATTTGATGGGTTTCCACGAACGATACCCCAGGCTGATGCTTTAAAAAATGCACATATTAAACTTGATCATGTAATTGAAATTGCTGTGCCTGATGAAGAAATTATAAGCCGAATTAGCGGCCGCCTTGTGCATGTGCCTTCAGGACGTATTTATCACATTAAGTCTCATCCGCCAAAGAAAGATTTTTTGGATGACGTTACTGGCGAACCATTAATTCAGCGTGATGATGATAAAGAAGAAACAATTAAAAAGCGCTTAGCGGTTTACCATCAGCAAACAGAACCATTGATTAACTATTATCAAGAATGGGCTAAAACCAAAAATACAGATGCACCTCAATTTCACCGTGTTGAAGGTGTAGATTCGGTGGATACTATTTTTTCCAAGATCTTAGCCTGTATTAATTAG
- a CDS encoding amidohydrolase family protein, with translation MQRICFFDSHFHIIDPRFPLIPNNNYLPASFTISDYYKRLERFNLLGGALVSGSFQGFDQSYLLTSLKELGPTFIGVTQLPFSVSDREIIRLQAAGIRAIRFNLKRGGSENVNHLQDFALRVYELAGWHVELYIDSRELKELTSTLINLPAVSIDHLGLSREGLPTLLALIEQGVKVKATGFGRVNFNVIQALRDICLANPDALMFGTDLPSTRAPRPFKDDDIQIILDGLDPTLAEKVLYLNALTFYRMELNPRLAK, from the coding sequence ATGCAACGGATTTGCTTTTTTGATAGTCACTTCCATATTATTGATCCGCGTTTTCCCTTAATTCCCAACAATAATTATCTGCCAGCATCTTTTACTATTTCTGATTATTATAAGCGCCTGGAGCGATTCAATCTCTTAGGTGGCGCTCTTGTTTCTGGCTCATTTCAAGGCTTTGATCAAAGCTATTTACTAACCAGTTTGAAAGAATTAGGGCCGACTTTTATCGGTGTAACTCAACTGCCTTTTTCTGTGTCAGATAGAGAAATCATACGCTTACAAGCAGCTGGTATTCGCGCCATTCGTTTTAATTTAAAACGTGGAGGCTCGGAAAATGTTAATCACCTACAAGATTTTGCTCTGAGGGTATACGAACTTGCCGGTTGGCATGTTGAGTTATATATCGATTCACGCGAACTTAAAGAACTTACTTCGACTTTAATAAACTTGCCGGCTGTTAGTATTGATCATCTTGGCTTATCAAGAGAGGGTCTTCCTACATTGCTTGCCTTAATTGAGCAAGGAGTTAAAGTAAAAGCTACAGGATTTGGTCGAGTTAATTTTAATGTAATTCAGGCATTACGAGATATATGCCTTGCTAATCCGGATGCATTAATGTTTGGTACCGATTTACCCTCAACGCGTGCTCCGAGACCCTTTAAAGATGATGATATTCAAATTATTCTTGATGGTCTGGATCCTACACTGGCAGAGAAAGTACTTTATTTGAATGCCTTGACATTTTATCGGATGGAATTAAATCCCAGATTAGCGAAGTGA
- a CDS encoding efflux RND transporter permease subunit, giving the protein MKIAHFFIDRPIFATVISIIIVLVGGLSYFNLPIEQYPQVVPPTIQVTASYPGANAKTVAETVATPIEQEVNGVEGMLYMDSQSTDDGQMRLTVTFKLGMDLDLAQVLVQNRVAIAEPRLPEEVRRIGITTVKNAPDLMLVINLFSPDGRYDQTYLGNYAVLNIRDKIRRIAGVGNVRLVGASEYAMRVWLDPDLINSYDLTANDIVDAMRSQNVQIASGTLNSQPQKKQYGIEYNIETRGRLVNSQEFENIIVKSGEDGRIVRLKDVGRVELGAQDYFTKGYLGSFPAIALPVFQRPGTNALATAHEIISTMKEISKEFPPGIAYKIAYNPTEFIAESITAVFHTIFEAIALVVLVIIIFLQSWRAAIIPIIAIPVSLIGTFAVMQGIGFSLNYLTLFGLVLAIGIVVDDAIVVVENMERNIRAGMAPKDAARKTMDEVGGALVAIGLVLVAVFLPTLFLQGISGRFYQQFGTTIAVATVISVFVSLTLSPTLAALLLKPHSQEKQKTSVALLRPVYSFLNGFNNAFERVSVRYGKLVAKVTRRTAFMLVIYAILIATTFFLFRVVPTGFIPKQDQGYFIISIQLPPGASLDRTDQVVKKALKKILAIPGVSNAVGFTGFAGATFTNSSNAAAIFPVLDSFEKRREKGLTYDSLLTRLREEMASIKEAMIVVIPPPPVRGIGNAGGFKMMIQDRAGRGINVLSEAVANLALKANQAEATTSVFTFFENSTPRIHLAFEREKAERLGVPVARVIETLEVFLGSVFINEFNYLGRTFRVIAQGDSEFRHTPDDILRLKVRNNSGDMVPIGSVATLEDTVGPSRMPRYNLYPAIDLIGDVKPGYSTGEALATMEKLAAEVLPDGIGYEWTELAYQQKMVGNTAIIAFILGVVFVFLLLSAQYESWILPIAIILIVPMCLFSSLIGIKILGMENNVMTQLGFIVLIGLASKNAILIVEFARQLENRGANRWKAAIQAARLRLRPILMTSFAFILGVYPLVIASGAGAEMRRALGVAVFSGMIGVTFFGLLFTPIFYVLMSGFAHYIKRKRPATLEKDILK; this is encoded by the coding sequence ATGAAAATAGCTCATTTTTTTATAGACCGACCGATATTTGCTACGGTGATTTCTATCATTATTGTGCTTGTTGGCGGCCTTTCCTATTTTAACCTGCCTATTGAACAATACCCACAAGTTGTTCCTCCTACCATTCAGGTTACTGCATCCTATCCTGGAGCTAATGCTAAAACTGTAGCAGAAACAGTAGCTACTCCGATTGAGCAAGAGGTTAATGGGGTTGAAGGTATGTTATACATGGACTCTCAATCTACGGATGATGGTCAAATGCGTCTGACGGTGACGTTTAAGCTGGGAATGGATTTAGATTTAGCCCAGGTATTGGTACAAAACCGTGTTGCAATTGCTGAGCCGAGACTACCTGAAGAGGTGCGTCGTATAGGTATTACAACCGTAAAAAATGCACCTGATTTAATGTTGGTAATTAATCTTTTTTCACCCGATGGTCGTTATGATCAGACCTATTTAGGGAATTACGCAGTCTTAAACATAAGAGACAAAATAAGGCGTATCGCTGGTGTAGGAAATGTGCGTTTAGTGGGTGCTAGTGAATATGCCATGCGGGTGTGGTTAGATCCAGATTTGATTAATTCTTACGATTTAACAGCAAATGACATAGTTGATGCTATGCGCTCTCAAAATGTCCAAATTGCCAGTGGTACGTTAAACAGTCAGCCCCAAAAAAAACAATATGGCATTGAATACAACATTGAAACTCGTGGACGCCTGGTTAATTCACAGGAGTTTGAAAATATTATTGTTAAATCAGGGGAAGATGGGCGGATCGTGCGCTTGAAAGATGTAGGGCGTGTGGAATTGGGTGCCCAAGATTATTTTACAAAGGGTTATCTGGGGAGTTTTCCGGCAATTGCGTTACCCGTGTTTCAACGACCAGGCACCAATGCATTGGCAACTGCCCATGAAATCATTTCTACCATGAAGGAGATTTCCAAGGAATTTCCTCCTGGAATTGCCTATAAAATTGCCTATAATCCTACAGAATTTATTGCTGAATCGATTACCGCAGTATTTCATACTATCTTTGAGGCCATTGCCTTAGTTGTCTTGGTTATTATTATTTTTTTACAGTCTTGGCGTGCAGCAATTATTCCGATTATTGCTATTCCGGTCTCTTTGATTGGAACGTTTGCGGTGATGCAAGGGATAGGTTTTTCCCTTAATTATTTAACATTATTTGGTTTAGTATTGGCCATTGGTATCGTCGTTGATGATGCGATAGTTGTTGTAGAAAATATGGAGCGTAATATTCGTGCTGGTATGGCTCCGAAGGACGCTGCAAGAAAAACCATGGATGAGGTAGGTGGGGCGCTTGTAGCAATTGGTCTTGTACTGGTAGCAGTATTTCTGCCTACTTTATTTTTGCAGGGCATATCAGGGCGTTTTTACCAGCAATTTGGGACAACAATTGCGGTGGCTACTGTGATTTCAGTTTTTGTATCATTGACTTTAAGTCCAACCCTTGCGGCACTTTTACTGAAACCTCATTCACAAGAAAAGCAAAAAACGTCCGTCGCTTTGTTGAGACCGGTCTATTCCTTTTTGAATGGATTTAATAATGCATTTGAAAGAGTGTCTGTCCGTTATGGAAAATTAGTAGCAAAAGTGACACGCCGTACGGCCTTCATGCTAGTAATTTATGCCATCCTAATTGCAACAACATTCTTTCTATTTAGGGTAGTACCTACAGGTTTTATTCCAAAACAAGATCAAGGGTATTTTATTATTTCAATCCAGTTGCCTCCGGGAGCATCACTCGATAGAACCGATCAGGTTGTTAAAAAGGCATTGAAGAAAATATTGGCTATTCCTGGTGTAAGTAATGCGGTTGGTTTTACGGGGTTTGCCGGGGCAACATTCACGAATTCATCAAATGCCGCGGCTATCTTTCCAGTACTTGATTCCTTTGAAAAGCGTCGAGAGAAAGGGTTAACTTATGATTCTCTGTTGACGAGATTAAGAGAGGAAATGGCGAGCATTAAAGAGGCAATGATCGTTGTAATTCCTCCGCCTCCTGTGCGTGGAATCGGTAATGCTGGCGGCTTTAAAATGATGATACAAGATAGGGCGGGTCGAGGAATTAATGTATTGTCAGAAGCTGTTGCTAATTTAGCACTTAAAGCAAACCAGGCCGAGGCAACTACCTCTGTCTTCACGTTCTTTGAAAATAGTACCCCACGTATTCACTTGGCTTTTGAGCGTGAAAAGGCGGAGCGTCTTGGAGTACCAGTAGCACGAGTCATTGAAACCCTGGAGGTATTTCTAGGTTCTGTGTTTATTAATGAATTTAATTACTTAGGTAGAACATTTCGCGTTATCGCTCAAGGCGACTCTGAGTTTCGCCATACACCCGATGACATCTTACGTTTAAAAGTACGTAATAATTCAGGTGACATGGTTCCTATTGGTTCTGTCGCAACTCTTGAAGACACGGTTGGACCTTCAAGAATGCCTCGCTATAATTTGTATCCGGCAATTGATCTGATTGGTGATGTGAAGCCTGGTTATAGTACTGGTGAAGCATTAGCAACTATGGAAAAACTTGCTGCAGAAGTGTTGCCTGATGGAATTGGCTATGAATGGACTGAGCTTGCTTATCAACAAAAAATGGTAGGAAATACCGCAATAATTGCTTTCATATTAGGAGTGGTTTTTGTTTTTTTACTCTTATCAGCGCAATATGAAAGTTGGATTCTGCCAATTGCTATCATTCTGATCGTACCTATGTGTTTGTTTTCCTCTCTAATCGGAATAAAAATCCTTGGTATGGAAAATAATGTAATGACCCAGCTTGGGTTTATTGTCCTGATAGGATTAGCCTCAAAAAATGCCATTCTGATTGTTGAGTTTGCAAGACAATTGGAAAATAGAGGTGCTAATCGTTGGAAGGCAGCTATTCAAGCTGCAAGGCTAAGACTTCGTCCCATTTTGATGACGTCATTTGCCTTTATTTTGGGTGTTTATCCTTTAGTTATAGCTTCAGGAGCTGGCGCTGAAATGCGTCGGGCACTCGGGGTAGCCGTGTTTAGCGGTATGATAGGAGTTACTTTTTTTGGTTTACTATTCACACCGATTTTCTATGTTTTAATGAGTGGTTTCGCCCATTATATAAAACGTAAAAGACCTGCAACTCTTGAAAAAGATATCCTAAAATAA
- a CDS encoding 3'-5' exonuclease, which produces MSILVFDIETIPDVEAGRKLYDLQDLSDEDTVSALSALRRLKVGNDFLPHYLQKVVAISLVLSQGSQLKVWSLGDEQSDEKDLIQRFFSGVEKYTPTLVSWNGCGFDLPVLHYRSLLHGISAPTYWENGENHQHFRWNNYLNRFHYRHLDLMDILAAYQNKAFAPLDEIASMLGFPGKMGMSGAKVWDEYSQGNLKKIRDYCETDVLNTYCVYLRFELMRGALNQNEYANQIENLRNYLQSQADKNHLQEFLQRMH; this is translated from the coding sequence ATGAGTATACTTGTATTTGATATAGAAACTATTCCAGACGTTGAGGCTGGTCGAAAGCTCTACGACCTGCAAGATCTCTCCGATGAAGATACCGTTTCGGCACTGTCTGCCTTGCGTCGACTTAAGGTAGGCAACGATTTTCTCCCGCACTATCTCCAAAAAGTTGTGGCAATTTCATTAGTACTTAGTCAGGGTTCGCAGCTTAAGGTTTGGTCTTTAGGGGATGAACAATCCGATGAAAAAGATTTAATCCAGCGATTTTTTTCTGGTGTGGAAAAATACACACCCACGCTTGTCAGTTGGAACGGTTGTGGTTTTGACTTACCCGTACTGCACTATCGTTCACTTTTACATGGAATTTCTGCTCCTACTTATTGGGAGAATGGTGAGAATCATCAACATTTTCGCTGGAATAATTATTTAAATCGTTTTCATTACCGCCATCTTGATTTAATGGATATTCTTGCTGCCTATCAAAATAAAGCGTTTGCCCCATTGGATGAAATTGCCTCAATGCTAGGATTTCCAGGCAAGATGGGAATGAGTGGTGCTAAGGTATGGGATGAATATTCACAGGGTAATTTAAAAAAAATTCGAGATTATTGTGAAACCGATGTTTTGAATACTTACTGTGTTTATTTGCGTTTTGAGCTAATGCGCGGAGCATTAAATCAAAATGAATATGCAAATCAGATAGAAAATTTACGCAATTATTTACAAAGTCAGGCAGACAAAAATCATTTGCAAGAATTTCTTCAAAGAATGCATTAG
- a CDS encoding transglycosylase SLT domain-containing protein: MKLKQIGLILFSILLVSCASRPPRDVNNICNVFHQYPKWYRDAVDVERRWKVPVAVQMAIIHQESKFDARAQPPRTKLLWIIPWKRPSTAYGYTQALRSTWALYKRSAGGGGFWASRDDFSDAVDFVGWYANQANRIAGIPRNDAYRLYLAYHEGIGGYQRKTYLRKPWLIQVSRKVKARSEIFQAQMNHCRGSLPRRSWLRF, translated from the coding sequence ATGAAGTTAAAACAAATTGGCTTGATTCTTTTCTCAATATTGCTTGTTTCTTGTGCTTCTCGTCCTCCTCGTGATGTGAATAATATCTGCAATGTTTTTCATCAATATCCCAAATGGTATCGCGATGCAGTTGATGTTGAACGTCGTTGGAAAGTGCCAGTTGCAGTACAAATGGCAATTATTCATCAAGAATCAAAATTTGATGCAAGAGCGCAGCCACCACGAACTAAATTATTATGGATTATTCCATGGAAAAGACCTTCGACCGCGTATGGTTATACACAAGCTCTTCGCTCCACGTGGGCCTTATATAAACGCTCCGCAGGTGGCGGGGGTTTTTGGGCCTCTCGTGATGATTTTTCAGATGCAGTGGATTTTGTGGGTTGGTATGCAAATCAGGCAAATCGTATTGCCGGTATTCCACGTAACGATGCTTATCGTTTATATCTTGCTTATCATGAAGGAATCGGAGGGTATCAACGTAAAACCTATTTGAGGAAACCCTGGCTAATTCAGGTTTCTCGAAAAGTAAAAGCGAGATCAGAAATATTCCAGGCGCAAATGAATCATTGTCGTGGTTCATTGCCGCGGCGTTCATGGCTTAGATTTTAA
- a CDS encoding thioredoxin family protein, with amino-acid sequence MVLHELKTKEFEEFIEKNELVFVDFWAEWCAPCKEFGRVYQLVAEQYPAIKFAKLDIEKEPELSEIFQIRSIPHLMVFKEGIAIYSEAGSMPESVLKDLVEQAIKVDVSEIRAQIEKDGH; translated from the coding sequence ATGGTACTCCATGAGCTAAAAACAAAGGAATTTGAGGAGTTTATTGAAAAAAATGAGCTTGTATTTGTCGATTTCTGGGCTGAATGGTGTGCGCCATGTAAAGAGTTCGGTCGAGTTTATCAACTAGTCGCCGAACAATATCCAGCGATTAAGTTTGCTAAATTAGATATTGAAAAAGAACCTGAACTTTCCGAAATTTTTCAAATACGCTCTATTCCTCATCTTATGGTTTTTAAAGAAGGGATTGCAATCTATTCAGAAGCGGGGAGTATGCCTGAGTCAGTATTAAAAGATTTAGTTGAGCAAGCAATTAAGGTAGATGTCAGTGAAATACGCGCTCAAATAGAAAAAGATGGACACTAA
- the glpK gene encoding glycerol kinase GlpK: MNYLLAIDQGTSSTRAMLYDIGGKLITASQYPLTQFYPNPGWVEHDPEEIWSKTLKAMQDVVARVEPQKIIACGITNQRETTVIWDKQTGKCLAPAIVWQDRRTEGFCQSLSEYTKLLQKKTGLLPDPYFSASKLHWLLETIPEARTLAAKNRLAFGTMDTFLIWRLTHGQAHLTDVSNASRTLLFNILEQRWDDELLTLFNIPISVLPEVCASDSHFGVIDQVHVGANIPITGVAGDQQSALIGQRCFSDGMVKATFGTGGFLLMNTGKLPVVSNHRLLTTIAYRIKDETVYGLEGSLYHAGTTIKWLRDEMKLIDTAAETETLARGLTSNEGVYLVPSFTGLGAPHWFSTPGAAIVGLSRTTNRAHFARAALEAVCYQTRDVLDCMRDDSHLDVSLLRVDGGMAANQWFLQYLASQCGLTVQLPSDIETTAQGAAMLAALGCGLVGSLDALQKTWQCAKEFSAEQTEVIEMDYSGWKRALNMVMAGR; encoded by the coding sequence ATGAATTATCTTCTTGCCATCGATCAGGGCACCAGCAGTACCAGAGCAATGTTGTATGACATTGGGGGTAAACTCATCACGGCCAGTCAATATCCACTTACCCAGTTTTATCCAAACCCTGGTTGGGTTGAACACGATCCCGAAGAAATCTGGTCAAAAACATTGAAAGCGATGCAAGATGTGGTGGCTCGGGTTGAACCACAGAAGATTATTGCTTGTGGTATTACCAATCAACGAGAAACAACGGTGATTTGGGATAAACAAACTGGTAAATGCTTAGCCCCCGCTATCGTTTGGCAGGACAGGCGAACAGAAGGATTTTGCCAATCATTATCTGAATACACAAAGCTACTCCAAAAAAAGACAGGACTCTTGCCTGACCCTTATTTCTCTGCAAGTAAATTGCATTGGCTTTTGGAGACCATTCCTGAAGCACGTACTCTTGCCGCTAAAAATCGGCTTGCATTTGGGACTATGGATACATTTTTAATTTGGCGTCTTACCCATGGTCAGGCACATTTAACGGATGTAAGTAATGCTTCACGTACACTGCTATTTAACATACTTGAACAGCGTTGGGATGATGAGTTACTTACTTTATTTAACATACCTATTTCTGTTTTACCGGAGGTTTGTGCAAGTGATTCTCATTTTGGGGTTATTGATCAAGTACATGTGGGAGCAAATATTCCTATTACTGGTGTCGCAGGTGATCAGCAGTCTGCATTAATCGGCCAACGTTGTTTTAGCGATGGTATGGTCAAAGCAACATTTGGGACAGGGGGTTTTTTGCTTATGAATACCGGGAAATTGCCGGTTGTCTCTAATCATCGATTATTAACAACAATTGCTTATCGTATAAAAGATGAAACAGTCTATGGGTTAGAAGGAAGTCTTTATCATGCAGGTACCACAATTAAATGGCTGCGTGATGAGATGAAGCTGATAGACACAGCCGCAGAAACCGAGACGCTTGCCAGAGGGTTAACAAGCAATGAAGGTGTATATTTAGTCCCTTCTTTTACGGGGCTTGGAGCGCCTCACTGGTTTTCAACACCCGGTGCTGCAATTGTTGGCCTTAGCAGAACAACCAACCGTGCTCACTTCGCACGAGCTGCTCTTGAAGCTGTTTGTTATCAAACTCGAGATGTATTGGATTGCATGAGAGACGATAGTCACTTGGATGTTTCCTTATTACGAGTTGATGGGGGCATGGCTGCCAATCAATGGTTTTTACAATATTTGGCATCACAATGCGGTTTAACAGTGCAACTACCTTCCGACATCGAGACAACTGCTCAGGGTGCTGCTATGTTAGCAGCGTTAGGTTGTGGTTTGGTTGGTTCGTTAGATGCGCTTCAAAAGACTTGGCAGTGTGCAAAAGAATTTTCCGCTGAGCAGACAGAAGTGATTGAAATGGATTATTCTGGTTGGAAAAGAGCTTTAAATATGGTGATGGCGGGTAGATAA
- the glpD gene encoding glycerol-3-phosphate dehydrogenase has translation MEQIFDVAVVGGGINGCGAAADAALRGLSVILLEQGDLASKTSSSSSKLIHGGLRYLEYYDFGLVKKALDERQRLLTLAPHLVRPQLFVLPYQESMRPAWLLRTGLFLYDNLSRNNQLPKSKFIRRKQGPYFSPLKKEYDKGFLLYDCTTDDSRLTITNALLAKKHGAAIHNYTKLTHATVEQGLWYLTVKTMFGEEHLIKARAIINATGPWVESCNELLGIPNQFKLSLVKGSHLVVHKLYEGQHAYLLQHEDKRIVFIVPYQGHTMIGTTDVALKGSLDEINISNEEVDYLCALVNNYLRTSIQREDIINTWSGVRPLLAASGELKALSRDYTYFYTDSPAPAVTIYGGKITTYRQLAMETINKLQTVFPYLGTSKTEHTPLPGATWNNMSYKDYLFYARDKYFWLTDEIKERYLASYGTCTEELLAGCNKMTDLGYDFGSGLFQAEVNYLCREEWAHTSEDILWRRTKLGLNFSPENMQELSEYLLHTYQ, from the coding sequence ATGGAGCAGATTTTTGATGTAGCAGTGGTAGGCGGCGGTATTAATGGCTGTGGTGCTGCTGCAGATGCTGCTTTGCGCGGTTTATCCGTTATTCTTCTGGAACAAGGTGATCTCGCGTCTAAAACATCTTCAAGTAGTAGTAAACTTATTCATGGTGGCTTGCGATATCTTGAGTATTATGATTTTGGACTCGTGAAAAAAGCCTTGGATGAGCGCCAACGCTTGTTAACCTTAGCACCCCATCTAGTTCGACCTCAATTATTTGTGCTTCCTTATCAAGAAAGCATGCGACCAGCCTGGTTATTACGAACAGGTTTATTTCTTTATGATAATTTAAGTCGAAATAATCAATTACCTAAAAGCAAATTTATTCGACGCAAGCAAGGGCCCTATTTTTCTCCTTTAAAAAAAGAATATGACAAGGGCTTTCTGCTTTATGACTGCACCACGGATGATTCTCGTCTCACGATTACCAATGCCTTATTAGCAAAAAAGCATGGTGCAGCTATCCACAACTATACCAAACTCACTCATGCCACTGTTGAACAAGGACTCTGGTACTTAACGGTCAAAACCATGTTTGGAGAAGAGCATCTGATTAAAGCCAGAGCTATCATTAATGCCACTGGACCCTGGGTTGAATCGTGTAATGAACTCTTAGGAATTCCTAATCAATTTAAATTGTCTTTAGTAAAAGGAAGCCATCTTGTAGTGCATAAGCTTTATGAAGGCCAACACGCTTACCTTTTACAACACGAGGATAAACGCATTGTTTTTATTGTTCCCTATCAAGGTCATACCATGATAGGAACTACTGATGTAGCATTGAAAGGTTCACTCGATGAAATCAATATATCGAACGAGGAAGTGGATTATTTATGTGCATTAGTGAATAACTATCTGCGTACCTCTATCCAGCGAGAAGATATAATTAATACATGGAGTGGTGTCAGACCTTTGTTGGCAGCATCAGGAGAACTTAAAGCATTAAGCCGGGATTATACCTACTTTTATACAGATTCACCTGCCCCAGCGGTAACCATTTATGGCGGAAAAATTACAACTTATCGCCAATTAGCTATGGAAACAATTAATAAATTGCAAACAGTCTTTCCTTATTTGGGAACCTCCAAAACTGAACACACCCCTCTGCCCGGGGCAACTTGGAATAATATGTCCTACAAGGACTATTTATTTTACGCACGAGATAAATATTTTTGGCTAACCGATGAGATTAAAGAACGTTATCTTGCCAGCTACGGTACATGTACTGAGGAATTATTAGCAGGTTGTAACAAAATGACCGATTTAGGTTATGATTTTGGTAGCGGCCTTTTCCAGGCTGAAGTTAATTATCTATGCAGAGAAGAATGGGCTCACACCAGTGAAGACATTTTATGGCGGCGCACCAAGCTTGGATTAAATTTTTCTCCAGAAAATATGCAAGAACTTAGTGAATATCTACTTCATACTTATCAGTAA